TCTCGGGTTTGTTATTGGAGCtccctttttgctattttttatgGATAGTTTCAATATCATAGCCTGGAATGTGAGGGGTGCGTCTAACAAGATGGCCCGTGTGCATTGCAAAAATTTGGTGAGAATATATaaaccatctttcttctttctctttgagactcataccatgtttaataatttaaaaattttttgggataagttgggttttcattgtGTTGGTATTGAGGAAGCAGTAGGACACAGGGGTGGCATTTGGTTTCTATCTTCTATTGCTAATTCTTCTTGTGTGGTTATTGATCAAATTGACCAATGTATCACAGTGAAAGTGAGTGTGGGTAACTTAGTTTGGCTTTGTAGTGCAGTATATGGGAGTCCTCAATTCGAAAAAAGATGTATGCTTTGGGATCATTTGCGTTCTATTAATTCAGGCCATAATAGACCATGGATGgccattggtgattttaatgagattgtgGCACCAGATGAGAGTACAggtgcttatttttcttctcacagAGCTAGTCTATTAGCTACTATTCTAGATGACTGTGAGCTCTTTGATCTTAAAGTGACTGGTAGGAGATATACTTGGTATAGAGCAGTTCAGGCTAGCAAGGACTTGGCTAAAAGGTTGGATAGAGCCCTAGTTAATGAGGCGTGGATGTCAATGTTTCCTGAGGGTTATTCTGAAATTCTTAGCAGGCTTCattctgatcattgtcctatttTAGTTCGTTGTCATGGTAGCCCCAGAGTGAAAGGTTCTCGTCCTTTTAGGTTCCAAGCTACGTGGGCAACACATCCTTCTTATAAACATGTTATTAGTAAGGCTTGGAATCAAGAGTTTGGAGGCGTTACTGAAAGGCTTAAGATGGTTCAACAGGCTTCTTTGGACTTCAACtcaaagatttttggaaatatttttgtgCGAAAAAATAAGCTGGAATATCAGATTGATCAGATTCAACGGCGTTTGGAGGTTACCGATGTGTTATCTCTGAGAATTAAAGAAGCTAAACTGAGGGAAGATTATAATAGGCTTTTATTGCAAGAGGAACTTTTTTGGTACCAGAAATCTAGAGAGCAGTGGGTCAAGTATGGGGATAGAAACActaaattctttcatcttcagactttggtgcgtagaaaccataatagagtacatggattatatgttagagatgggtcttggtctactgatccagatattctccaggaagaagccctctctttttacaagaatctctttggtacaacggaagaggttgaggttgattgtttaggggatgttccgatgcccactctaagcactgaggcttgtgctaggttaattgaccctgtctcttttgcggaagtcaagtcagcagtattcagtatgagcccttttaaggctcctggtccagatggctttcaagcttatttttttaaagaatattgggagatagtaggcactgagatttggaatattgtccggagcgcttttttgggagagttcttaaatcctagcatcatggaaactctgattgtgcttattcctaaaattgataatcctacctttatgaaggatttcaggcctattagcttgtgtaatgttgtttataaaattatcaccaaagtattgactaaccgacttcggccttttcttccagatattgttagtcctttacaaggaggttttattccgggtcgtggtgctcctgataatattattgtggcccaagaaattttgaatttcatgaagcacacaaaatccaagaaaggtactcttgcttttaaaattgatcttgaaaaagcttatgatagggtggattggaggtttttggagagtactctcattgcttttggttttcctatcatcactgttaatttgattatgactTGTGTCCGTGCATCCTCTCTTTCTATTAtgtggaatgggaatagattggatagttttgctcctagaagggggcttagacagggcgatccaatgtctccttacttatttgtgctttgtatggaaagacttgcctgctatatatctcataaggtggtcgagggtgtgtggaaaccagtttctgtcactaggggtggcccaaaattttctcatttgatgtttgcagatgatctcttGCTCTTCTGCCAGGCTACAAAAAGTCAGGTCCAAATGGTCATGCATTCTCTTAATATTTTTTGCAAGGCATCTGGCATGAAAGTGAATCTTGAAAAGtctaaagctttttgttctaaaaatgtgactgctcgtagaagagatatttttactagtgtttcttcaatacgttttgctttggacttaggaagatatcttggagttaaccttaatcattcccgtaccagtagggcttcttttcattcggtgattgaaaaggtgaggggaagattagctaattggaaaggaaggcttctaaataaagcagggagactttgcctgatcaattctgttgcagcatccattcctgtctatcatatgcaggtatccttttttccaaattgggtttgcgataaattatcttctatgatgagacagttcctttggaaaggtcaagttgatggtagaggtctttctcttgttaattggaggaccgtgatcactccaaaaaaatttggtggcctgggtgttagagaccctgcgtgtgttaatatatctttacttggtaaattggtgtggtaactttttcattgtcaggacaagccttgggttgctctattgagggcgaagtatctgaggaatgagggagttttagatggccctgtcccttgcaatgcttctcatgtttggaagagtatctcaaaggcttttggtgctcttaaggatgccttctcttggtgtgttgggtcacttgatcaatctttttggtttgacaattggagtattgagggcccaattgctcaagatgtcccttttgtacatatatctgactctgatttaactattagagacgtttggaaagatggtcaatggaatctccatgatattttctctatcattccagaagatgtcaaacagcgtttgaatgcttataatccggatttgaatgctggagagagttcgggttggtcatggggtgtggcatcttctagactctactcagctaggagtgggtacagttggctagccaaaagaaagtttgactggaatgagcatgataattggttgtgggtatggcgtctgcatattcctgagaagtataagttcttgatttggctcagtCTCCATAATGCTATTCCTATAGCAGAGTTTCGTTTGGGTCGTGGTTTAGCTTTATCTAGCACCTGTCATCGGTATCAGAATGGTTCTGAATCCACTCTTCATTGTCTTCGGGAGTGCCCTAGTGCCAAGGAGGTCTGGACCCTTTTAGGCTTGTATTCAGATAACTCGAATTTACATGATTGGCTCTACAGAGGTGCAAGGAGTGGagatgcttttcttttcttttcgactatctggtggatttggagaagcagaaatcatgacttatttaatatagatgattcatggagtgctagtaaagtggtgagtttgattcgtagttcagtaagggagtttcacactatttttgctatgcatcaatctctgtctcctccttcactttgtttgcattgggttccacctccagttcattctgttaaattgaattgtgatgctagttggtttgctccttctggctatgctggttttggttgtattattcgcaatcctgatggatgttggttgaaaggttgcactggaaaagtcgaagtgtgcagtgttctttttgctgaattgtatgcaatttggagaggtttacttcttgcttgggagagtggatttcgtgaggttatttgtgaaacagactgtttagaagctcttttcttggtaaaccaaagaatgcttagtaaggatattccggaatgggatttggcaaagcatattcaggaggttatgaattgaaattggagagtctctattcttttaattcagaggactgcaaatagtgttgcagattgtatggctaaagcagctgcttctgtcgcggacattcactcgaattggagccaaccatggagtgagcttcaacatctaatagatttagatatgaccctagccaattaatttggttttgtctcttttttctttcttttctatttagtcaccaaaaaaaaatttaatttatatataaaaaatcctGTTCCAAGTacataatacaaaataaaataaaataaaataaaataaaataaaatggtatAAAAGTAGTAGCAGACATAAAAAACACGAGGGTTGAGAGGTCCCAAATTTGTAATCCATCGTTCCCGTCTCATCTAATCTCATATCTCTTCACCCACTCTCATTAGAATTACCCATCCCGCCGATTTTCTTGCTCTCTTCCATTCCCAACCCTTCCCTCCTCctccctcttctttttttttcttcttcttcttccattccaCATTATAATAgtcattaaaatataatattataaaatataagacCAGTTTTCTCACTCTGCCCGCAAACCCTAACTTCTCTGACTCTGAGAGACAGCCATGGCCTCTTCCTCCAGAGACCAAGCCCTCTCTCTCTTCGCCGCCGCCAACAACCACGGCGACGTCAACGTCAAGCTCTCATCCCTCACCCAAGCCAAGGACCTCCTTCTCTCCCTCGACCCTTCTCTCTCCGCTGACCTCTTCCCTTTCTTCCTCGAGCTTCAGTCCTCTCCCGAGTCCCTCGTTCGCAAATTGCTCATACAGTCAGTGCCCTAACCCTAATTCTGTTATTTATTACCATTTtcttttctattaattatgtCGCTTTAGCTGTATCGTTACTCGGTTATGAGTTTTCTTGGTTTTTCTCAATATTGATTGGTATTTTAGGGCAATGTGTGGTGCTTAActgcttttttcttttaaatctaTGATTTTATTGCTGCAAACATGCCAACGTTGTTTTTACGCTAAATCGGTCTTTCAAAGATGGTCTATATATTGGAGAAGAAAAGCTTTCTTTGTCAAATATTCATGGAATTCAATCAATTTTATAGATTTGGGTATGGCTTAGTTGGTGCCGGAATGCAATGCACTCGAATATTGTGGCGAATGATGGTTTATAATAGGACTCTACCTGAGAAAAAGGTTTAGCTGTTGTATTTGCTGTATTCTAAAGTGGTTCAGGGCCGTTCCATAGTGCTTGCAGCAGAAGCTTGTAGCTAAGTGCAAGTATAGGCTGAATTTAGTTGTTTACTTCTTCCCAATAACTTGTGCCGTGTCTCTATGTTCTGCCCTTCTTAAAAACTACCAGTTGGtgtgtgtttcttgttttattttagcTTATAGATGATTCCTCCACTGTATTCCAGGTTAATTGAGGAGATTGGTTTTAAAGCAGTCGATCATTCTCCTGCACTTGTTTCTATACTATTAACATTTTTGCGAGATGCTGATCCGATAATTGTAAAGCAATCTATTGTTAGTGGCACGAACATCTTCTGTAATGTTTTTGTGGAGATGATTGTGCAGGTACCATCTCAAACCCTCTTTAATAAAACTCAGTTGTGCATCATATCACTGGTGACTGTTcatgaattatattttggattctTTAGCTGTTTGATGGATTGCACCTTCTTTATCGTCCTTTGCCAAATGTTTTAGATGGAAGGAAAAATTTGTTTAGACGAGAGCCTTTGCTCATTTTACTTCTCCCATTATCCTGACATTGGTAGGTAGTGTACTTACTGTTGTCTGACGAGTGACACTAATTTGGAAAACTTTACAGTTTCAACAATATGGTAAAGTAGAGAGGTGGTTAGAAGGGGTTTGGATGTGGATGCTTAAGTTCAAGGATGCTGTTTTTGGGATTGCTCTTGAGGTAATTAGATCCTTTCGGTTCTTCAGAATATAATTGCTGTTCTTCAGATATTCTTACTTTCTGGAAGGCTGGTTTATCAGTGTGAAATGTACTAATGAACTGTATTCAACTAATTCAATAATGCAACTGTATGtttgaaattcaatttaaatATCTAGTCAAATAAACATCTTCAAAGGCTTTGCCGAATTGATCTATATCATGACGAGCTACAGTATTGATAAAAATCACTATTCTCTTGTTTTCTTTGTCATGACTCATGGAGTGCAAGATCATTATATAGGTGGTTGTAATATGGTGCTTTGAGATGTtgaattgatttatttatttattttattttttttaaggtcTGTGGTGCTCCTCCTTAA
This region of Arachis hypogaea cultivar Tifrunner chromosome 8, arahy.Tifrunner.gnm2.J5K5, whole genome shotgun sequence genomic DNA includes:
- the LOC112706290 gene encoding uncharacterized protein isoform X5 — encoded protein: MASSSRDQALSLFAAANNHGDVNVKLSSLTQAKDLLLSLDPSLSADLFPFFLELQSSPESLVRKLLIQLIEEIGFKAVDHSPALVSILLTFLRDADPIIVKQSIVSGTNIFCNVFVEMIVQFQQYGKVERWLEGVWMWMLKFKDAVFGIALEPGSAGIKLLGLKFLEIFVLLFTPDNNSPEKSTGEGSRQAANISWLVGGHPLLDPVALKSEANRTIGILLNLLQPGASLPGCLTITVINWVSWIEQVQLLVCFITLRHADQFLTRS
- the LOC112706290 gene encoding uncharacterized protein isoform X7, translated to MASSSRDQALSLFAAANNHGDVNVKLSSLTQAKDLLLSLDPSLSADLFPFFLELQSSPESLVRKLLIQLIEEIGFKAVDHSPALVSILLTFLRDADPIIVKQSIVSGTNIFCNVFVEMIVQFQQYGKVERWLEGVWMWMLKFKDAVFGIALEPGSAGIKLLGLKFLEIFVLLFTPDNNSPEKSTGEGSRQAANISWLVGGHPLLDPVALKSEANRTIGILLNLLQPGASLPGCLTITVINWIT
- the LOC112706290 gene encoding uncharacterized protein isoform X6 — encoded protein: MASSSRDQALSLFAAANNHGDVNVKLSSLTQAKDLLLSLDPSLSADLFPFFLELQSSPESLVRKLLIQLIEEIGFKAVDHSPALVSILLTFLRDADPIIVKQSIVSGTNIFCNVFVEMIVQFQQYGKVERWLEGVWMWMLKFKDAVFGIALEPGSAGIKLLGLKFLEIFVLLFTPDNNSPEKSTGEGSRQAANISWLVGGHPLLDPVALKSEANRTIGILLNLLQPGASLPGCLTITVINWESLEQGLMDRTSSTACLFYNVATC